CTCGAACACCACCTGGAAGAGCGGCATCTCTCCCGGGCCGCAGTCCGGCCGCAGCGCGCTCACCAGCCGGGCGAAGGGGAGGTCCTGGTGCGCGTACGCGCCGAGCGCGGCCTCCCGCACGCGCCCGAGGAGCGTGCGGAAGCCGGGTGACCCGGAAAGGTCGGTGCGGATCACCAGGGTGATGGCGAAGAAGCCGATCAGGTTCTCGATCTCGCGCCGCACGCGCCCCGCGACCGGCGTTCCCACGCAGACGTCGTCGTCGCCGTAGTGCGAAAGGAGCGCCTGGAGCCCGGCCAGGAGGGTCATGTAGAGGGTGCACCCCTCCTGGCGGCCGAGCGCCCGGAGCGCCGTCGACACCACGCCCTCCCCCGGCGGGCACGACGTATCCCACCAGGCGCCGGTCGCCCGGCGCGGCCTCGCGCACCAGCACCAGCGCTTCCCGCACGCCGGACGGCTGGAGGAGGGCGGCCTCGATCTCCGTCGGCTCGAGGCGGAAGCCGCGGATCTTGACCTGCTGGTCCACGCGCCCCAGGAACTCGATCTCTCCCCCGGGAAGCCGGCGCACGCGGTTGCCGGTGCGGTAAAAACCGAGCGGTTCCCCTTCGCTCCCCCGACCCCTGCTCAGCGGTTCACCGCCCGCCTCCCGTGGCAGTTGCAGCCGCTGCCGCTGCGGGGGAGGGCGCGATGATGTAACCGCCTGCCGGCTTGTTGATTGTAAGAGTGACTGTGTCGCTCTGCAGCCCTTCAGGATCTGTAGCTGTGATGTGGAGGGTGGTGAAGTTGTGCTTCGCGAACCGCGAGCAGTGCCGGAACCGGATGTCGCCCGACGTGCCGGCCCGCTCGTCGTCCTCGTTTACCTTCCGGTACGTACCGGTATTCCCCTCCGGGAACGACCATGCGATATCCAACCGCGAACCCGGGCCCAGGGTGTTGGCGGCGGTGAACGTGACGTAGATGTCGTACAAGCTGCCGGTGCCGGCCGTTG
The sequence above is drawn from the Longimicrobium sp. genome and encodes:
- a CDS encoding condensation domain-containing protein, with the translated sequence MSTALRALGRQEGCTLYMTLLAGLQALLSHYGDDDVCVGTPVAGRVRREIENLIGFFAITLVIRTDLSGSPGFRTLLGRVREAALGAYAHQDLPFARLVSALRPDCGPGEMPLFQVVFE